One stretch of Arachis hypogaea cultivar Tifrunner chromosome 20, arahy.Tifrunner.gnm2.J5K5, whole genome shotgun sequence DNA includes these proteins:
- the LOC112784929 gene encoding uncharacterized protein isoform X2: MCYMHGKVKRFPSLDLDYVNFFDLVTLFKELGYTRYKEIFWLDMRTPNMEAGLHAIKEDMENQMRENKLMNRDIDELHIYFEHEVDMAEVIEDGVALGTVVVSSSSSSSDDGYETTEDEPYKPPLSRYETDDSSSDEGIRAKKKKRRPKKSLSGKRQVDEEATGYETDDKDSDEELRNTDGEGRKGG; encoded by the coding sequence ATGTGCTATATGCATGGAAAAGTGAAGAGGTTTCCCTCGCTGGACCTGGATTATGTGAATTTTTTTGACTTGGTGACATTGTTTAAGGAGTTGGGTTACACAAGGTATAAGGAGATATTTTGGCTAGATATGAGAACACCCAACATGGAGGCTGGTCTTCATGCCATAAAGGAGGATATGGAGAACCAGATGAGGGAAAATAAGCTTATGAACAGGGACATTGATGAATTGCATATTTATTTTGAACACGAAGTGGATATGGCTGAAGTAATTGAGGATGGTGTGGCCCTTGGGACTGTTGTGGTgagttcatcatcatcatcctctgaTGATGGATATGAGACAACAGAGGATGAGCCCTACAAGCCTCCTCTTTCTAGGTATGAGACAGATGACAGCAGTAGTGATGAAGGGATAagagcaaaaaagaaaaagaggcggCCAAAGAAATCATTGTCGGGTAAGAGACAAGTGGATGAAGAGGCTACTGGTTATGAAACAGATGACAAGGATAGTGATGAGGAACTTAGGAACACAGATGGTGAAGGGAGAAAAGGAGGCTAA